In the genome of Phycodurus eques isolate BA_2022a chromosome 22, UOR_Pequ_1.1, whole genome shotgun sequence, the window ATACTTACTTTAAAAAGTAATCATTCTATTATAATTGTCACGATTAGTAATCGTATGATTTTGGACTGGACGCAAAAGCACACGGAGGCGGAGGAAGTAGATGATAAtggtttattaaataattgctcAGTGGGTAGGATATCCAAGGGGCGATGGTGGTCCGTTGGAACACGGAAGGTGTAGGAAGCGGAAGCATGTGCAGGTGGGGTAGTCTGGCGCCGTGACTGGAACGGGCAGCGAGGCGGgagacacggaaggagcactggagaCGACGAAGAACACGGGGGTAAGTACGGTTACTAGtggtactgctcatcacctgtccaatatagtcccaacagtgaagcatggtggtggcagcatcatgttgtgggtgtgtttttcagctgaagggacaggacgactggttgcaatcgaaggacaGATGAACGAGGCCAACAACAGGGATATCTTGGGcgaaaaccttttccagagtgctcaagacctcagactgggccgaaggttcaccttccaaaaagacaatgaccctaagcacacagctaaaataacgaaggagtggcttcagaacaactccgtgacggttcatgaatggcccagccagaaccctgacttaaaactaattgaacatctctggagacaaaaatttcaacaattccattttcttctgtcaatatggggtgctgtgtatacattaatgaggaaaaaatgaacttaaatgattttagcaaatggctgcaatataacaaagacccATTTTAGAAAAATTGGCTACATTAACAAATATTTGTGACTTTAGATCGTGTCAATGCTCGGCGGGCCACATTAAATAATGTGTCCTGTATTTTGAAAACCCCTGAATTGGTCTACTCCCAGTCTGAGCAGCAGCATGTACtatgatttaataaaatataaaatacggGTTCAGATGAATGCTTTCCCCTTCTTTTCTCCGGTACATGTGTTGCGATTGATGTGGTTGAACACTTGCCGCGACGTGGCCGAACAGGTGAATATTGGGTTGATCGGCTTGGCAGGATTGGATACGAGTGACAAATTTGCATGATGCTGTGATATcaaagccaatcagcatcgAATACATTCTGCAGAGCAATGGAGGACACATTAATTGTTGCGGTCAGTGGGTGCCCCAGTGCTTTTTGATTCTACCAGCTACGCTTCCAGGGACTACggtaaaaaaaagaggaagccTGGAAAGAGCCAAAGTCAGTCAAATACAGCGCTACCTTGACATACCAGTGCCCCATCTTAGTAGTTTTTCGACTTGGCCCTTAATGCTTGGGCCATTTTTCGCTTTGTGTTGCCagcatttgtttttgaatggtTTCCAAGGGATGAAAGAAATTTCAATTCTTTTCAAAGGGAAAATGGAATTGATATACAAGACAATTGAGGTAATTTCACTGAAGAGGTGTCTTCTATTAAGGATCACACATACTGTCCACTTTACCACCAAAAGTCAAAGTTTCTTCACAATCGACTTCAATCAATCGCTTATTTGAAATTGGCATCACTAACACATTGAACAGAATGCATGCATTGATTTAGTATTTTGGCACGAGTGctaattttcaacatttgtccACAGGAAGCCTTTAGaaatacaaagacaacatgAGTTAGATAGAATATAAATATGTAGATTTTTGTCAATCAGTATTCATTTtgatataaaacattttaacaaaaatgggaaatgcATGATCTATCATACACGTTAATAGTAGAAGCCTGTCACTTAAAATTAAAGATTTGAATTAATTCAAAGCAGTTAATATAATTGCAATATCAGAAACCTGGCTTGACAAAGAGAAAGTCCATATTGGTTGTGACCTAGCAAAATAAATTCCAGTTCCagcaaatacataaataaaaaacatcctcTGTTTGTGAATGGTCTAAATTATAACGACTAGATATTGTCAaaactcaaaaataaaaacactgattGTTTTGATATTGCTATTTGTATTAGTAAAAAGCATTTTAGAGAGAATAGTACAGCCATTCAGAGAAATCTGTAATCCACTGGCATCGTTAGGCCTAGTTTAGGGTTTAGCTGTTTTAGCTTTAGCCCCCCTAAAAATTTAGCAagctcccccaaaaaatatttggtaaTATGTGCTAATGGTGAAGGTTCATAGTCCAAGCCCCCCTAAAACTGATCTCCAGCCCCCCACAATTGCTCTCATTCCATTTAAACAATACTAAATTGATCATTTGGGGCACTAAACAAATAAGACACCAGGTTAAACCCACAGTACATTCCATTAAGATAGAAAACGTTTAACATAATAAATTTCTTGGCGTGATTATCGATGCCAAGCTCTGTTGGAAGCCACGTATTgacaacaaaatgtcaaaaatgataGCTACTGTATCTTTTGGAAACCCAACAATGTTCTGTCTAAATCATTACATACAGCACACTTTActgtccatccacccattttctttaccgcttagtcctcaatcaacctaccatgcaggtttttgggaggtgggaggaaaccggagtgcccggagaaaacccagtctcttgtgtatatttttaaatgtcctttctgagtgaatctttaactgcaactgagcaggaaaaaggtttctcaacagtgtgtgttattgtgtgtatttttaaggttCTCTTccaagagaatctttgaccgcaaactgagcaagaaaaaggtttctcaccagtgtgggttcttgtgtctTTTTAAGTCTCCCTTccaagagaatctttgaccgcaaactgagcaacaaaaaggtttctcaccaatgtgggttcttgtgtgaccTTTTAAGGTActcttttcagagaatcttttatcacaaactgagcaggcaaaagctttttcaccagtgtgggttcttgtgggtttttttaagatttccttcgcagagaatctttgaccgcaatcTGCGCAGGCAAAAgctttctcaccagtgtgggttcttgtgtgttttttaacgTTTGCCTTCGCatagaatctttgaccgcaatctgcacaggcaaaaggtttctcaccggtgtgtgttcttgtgtgtatttttgagtCTCCCTTCgcagagaatcttttaccacaaactgagcaggaaaaaggtttctcaccagtgtgggttagtgtgtgtattttaaagcTTTCCTTGTTaatgaatctttgaccgcaatctgcgcaggcaaaaggtttctcaccagtgtgtattCTATTGTGTTTATTTAAGTGTCCCTTACAAgcaaatcttttaccacaaactgagcaggaaaaaggtttctcaccagtgtgggttcttgtatgtgtatttaaatgtcccttctgagtgaatcttttactgcaaactgagcaggaaaaaggtttctcaccagtgtgggttcttgtgtgactttttaagtGACTCTttacagagaatctttggccacaaactgagcaggaaaaaggtttctcaccagtgtgggttgtTATGTGCATTTTTAAGACTCCCTTccaagagaatctttgaccgcaaactgagcaagaaaaaggtttctcaccagtgtgggttctcatgtgtctttttaagtCTCCCTTccaagagaatctttgaccgcaaactgagcaagaaaaaggtttctcaccagtgtgggttcttgtgtgaccTTTTAAGTTTTCCTTCGCAGAGAATCTTTTACCGCAATCTGCGCAGGAAAAAAGTTTCTCActagtgtgtgttcttgtgtgtatttttgcgtCTCCCTTcgcagagaatctttggccacaaactgagcaggaaaaaggtttctcaccagtgtgtgttcttgtgtgacatTTAAAGCGACTCtttacagagaatctttgatcacaaattgagcaggcaaaagccttctctccagtgtgtattttcatgtgcCCTTTCAGATTCTTCTTAGAAGCAAGAGTTTTCcaacactgagaacatttccattgtttgttgtcagtgtgacatgtcatatcaccttcagactgttcatcatcatcgtcaggAGAATGTGACGCTGTGTCatcactatctgatagtggagctaagaggccaTCTGCTTGTGGTCCTCTacagtggtctccataatcttctgttgtcatgtgttgacttgagctgctacTTGGAGGCTGCGCCCCTTTCTTCTCCTCACTTTGaacttcatcttcactcttcaaagggacaccagtccATGGCAACTTGGTGAAATCCCCTTCCTCCTTTTCCTGTTTGATGTAGGGGGGCTCGTCTTCCTCCTTCTTGATGTGGAGGggctcttcatcctcctcttttTTCATGTAAGAGGACTGCGACTCCACTTTAATGTGAGAGGGCTCTGGCTCCTGCTGCTCAGGACGAAGACCTTCactgatgtctgcaagacaagAAGAtgacgataataataataaaacaaacaaaaaactcatGGTTTGGTAGAATAAATTCTCATGTTGTGACTTCAATGTTATTATggtttatatttataaataagGTTCTTTGAAGACCCGGATGACTTAACATTTATTGGAAACAgtcaaaaattttaaaaagtcaaaaacaacaattaaatgtgaaaaaagggTCAAATAATGATTGTACGGAATGGCACTCGCAAATTCATCTATTAATGGAGTTTTGGCAGAGCCTATCCTTAGTTACACACAGAAAGACTTGCCTATTCCCAATATGTTACGTggcaaaaaaaacttaaattgagagtaccgtaatttctcacgTATAATGCGCAAATATTTCTccaaaaaatcttcaaaagtcaattctacatataatatatatgtatggctCAAGTATAAACAAAAATTCTTTCACTTTCAAGTGGGGTATATTGGTCAATTTAAAGTACACTTTGCAGGCATCATGTAATGAGCTCAATGGTTGTATCTTTGATACTTTAAAGTATTTATGTCAACAATGGGATCGAAATAGTTTATGTACATTTATGTAAT includes:
- the LOC133397334 gene encoding oocyte zinc finger protein XlCOF6-like → MRTHTGEKPFSCSVCGQRFSWKGVLKMHITTHTGEKPFSCSVCGQRFSVKSHLKSHTRTHTGEKPFSCSVCSKRFTQKGHLNTHTRTHTGEKPFSCSVCGKRFACKGHLNKHNRIHTGEKPFACADCGQRFINKESFKIHTLTHTGEKPFSCSVCGKRFSAKGDSKIHTRTHTGEKPFACADCGQRFYAKANVKKHTRTHTGEKAFACADCGQRFSAKEILKKPTRTHTGEKAFACSVCDKRFSEKSTLKGHTRTHIGEKPFCCSVCGQRFSWKGDLKRHKNPHW